Below is a window of Yersinia kristensenii DNA.
GGCGTGGATTGGAAACGCGCTTCAACCGATACAACAATCAGCGACAGGTCACGAATGGCCTGATTCGCACGGTCAAGAATGGCGTTTCTACGGGATTGAGTCATAGGCCCAGCTGTTACGGTTTCACCGGCAATAGCACCGATTGCCGCCGTAGCGCTCAGGGTATGAATAGGTAAATTAGCGGGATTGGCTTCATTAACCGGTACCGCTGGCAAGCATTGCAGTTGAGACAGCAAGCCATCTAACAGCGTTGGATCTTCGGTAATGTCAGTGAGCGTCAACAGTTCGATGCAACTCAACTGGTGTGGCTGGTCAGGGTTAAGTTTGTTACGCAGCATTTGCGGCTTCATACCGATTTGCTCGGCAACCGCCGTTAAATTGTTATTCCGGGCAAAAGCACGGCATGACATATCAAAGCGCGGGTGTTTAGAAAGCTGGAAATCAAACATGGTCGATACCCTCCCAATAACGCAATATCGAACTAGGCGATTGCAATATCACAATTCGAGAGAGCATCTACGGTAAGTGCGGCCATGTTGATCATGACTTTTTCGCGCTTCATATCTTTATCTTTCCTGAGGCGATGACGGGTTAAACGGCCATCGGCCAACATCGCTTTGATAGTTTCTGAATCCAGACCGGTTAACTCGGCGTATCTCTCAACTGTGACGTGAGGAGTTAGAAGAGTGATTGAAATATTAGGTCTCATGATGCAACATCCCCTATTCGCTTGTGGTGAGCGGTAGTAAAGATTAATAACGGGTGGTTATTCACTTTCCGAGATAAATTTAGTCTCTCGAAAAGTGAATGTCAATCAATAAACTTCACTTTTCGAGATAAACATGGATCTTCGACGTGGTGGCCAAGCGGCAATTGACCGGATGCTGGAGGCTTATGGCTTCAGTACAAAGCAGGCTTTATGTGAGCAATTAGGCATATCTGCCAGTACATTAGCCAACCGTTATCTACGTGATACTTTTCCCGCAGACCTCGTGA
It encodes the following:
- a CDS encoding phage regulatory CII family protein — encoded protein: MFDFQLSKHPRFDMSCRAFARNNNLTAVAEQIGMKPQMLRNKLNPDQPHQLSCIELLTLTDITEDPTLLDGLLSQLQCLPAVPVNEANPANLPIHTLSATAAIGAIAGETVTAGPMTQSRRNAILDRANQAIRDLSLIVVSVEARFQSTPALAAAVDFISASGLVPGLN